The genome window TGAACTACGTGTTCTATCTTCAGTCGAAAATTTTGGCGCAACGTTCAAAATCATCTCACGATACTTCGCCTTTTAAATTCGTAAATTTTAGCCAGGTTTTTGTAAAATTCAGCCAAATTTCGGTGCGGTATTTTCTACTTCGCTACGCTCGTAGCCGCGAGCGGACGAGATGGATTTTGCAAAGTATCAAAAAAGCACCCAAAAACAAACCGGCAATAACTGGGCGCATTATTTTTCGCTTATGCGAGGCGAGTTTTAAATTTTAAGCGTAGATAGAACATATCGTTCATCGAGCTTAAAATTTAAAAACTAACAAAGCATAAGTAGAAAAAGAAAAGCCCAAAAAAGAAAGGAATATAAATGAGAGCATTAATCAGCGTCAGCGACAAAGAAGGCATCGTAGAGTTTGCAAAAGGACTCGAGCGACTCGGTTTTGAGATATTAAGCACGGGCGGCACGCACAAACTGCTAAAAGAGCAGGGCGTAAAAGCGGTCGAAGTGAGCGAATACACCGGCTCACCCGAGATGTTTGAGGGGCGCGTAAAAACCCTGCACCCAAAGATTCACGGCGGGATATTGCACAAGCGAAACGACGCAAACCACGTAAGCCAAGCCGCACAACACGGCATCGGCGGCATCGATCTGGTCTGCGTAAATTTATATCCGTTTAAGCAAACCACCATACGCACCGATGATTTTGACGAGATTATCGAAAACATCGACATTGGCGGCCCTGCGATGGTGCGATCGGCGGCTAAAAATTTCGCTAGCGTTTATATCGTCACGAGTCCGCTTGATTATGACGAGGTTTTACGCGTCATAGGAGGCGCGGATGAGAGCGAGAAAGCCGCTTTTAGGCGAAATTTGATGATAAAAGCCTACGAGCACACCGCGGCCTACGACTCTATGATCGCAAACTACATGAACGAGCGCTTTAACGACGGCTTTGGCGAGATGAAATTTATCGCCGGCAGCAAGGTTTTTGATGCGAGATACGGCGAGAACCCGCACCAAAAGGGCGCGCTATACGAGTTTGATTATTTTTTCAGCAACAACTTCACCGCACTAAAAGGCGAAGCTAGCTTTAACAACATCACCGATATAAACGCCGCTTTGGCACTAGCGAGCAGCTTTGATACCGTGCCTGCGGTCGCCATCGTAAAGCACGCCAACGCTTGCGGCTTTGCCGTAAAATCAAATCTACTCGAGAGCTACGTAGAAGCGCTAAAATGCGATCCTGTCTCGGCATACGGCGGCGTCG of Campylobacter showae contains these proteins:
- the purH gene encoding bifunctional phosphoribosylaminoimidazolecarboxamide formyltransferase/IMP cyclohydrolase, whose protein sequence is MRALISVSDKEGIVEFAKGLERLGFEILSTGGTHKLLKEQGVKAVEVSEYTGSPEMFEGRVKTLHPKIHGGILHKRNDANHVSQAAQHGIGGIDLVCVNLYPFKQTTIRTDDFDEIIENIDIGGPAMVRSAAKNFASVYIVTSPLDYDEVLRVIGGADESEKAAFRRNLMIKAYEHTAAYDSMIANYMNERFNDGFGEMKFIAGSKVFDARYGENPHQKGALYEFDYFFSNNFTALKGEASFNNITDINAALALASSFDTVPAVAIVKHANACGFAVKSNLLESYVEALKCDPVSAYGGVVAINGTLDRALAEKINEIYVEVIIAANVDEDALAVFEAKKRIKIFTQGNKFLQRANDKYDFKHVDGGFVYQQSDEVKASELENMKLQTKRAASESELKDLEIAWKVAALTKSNCVVYVKNSAVVAIGMGMTSRVDAARAAVAKARDMGLDLRGCALASEAFFPFRDSIDIASEAGVKAVIQPGGSIRDDEVVQAANEHGMAMYFTGVRHFLH